DNA sequence from the Bacteroidota bacterium genome:
AGCCATCGGAGATGTCCTGCTCTCGACGATTGTGACAAAGAACCTCAGACATGCCTTTCCGCAGGCGCAGATCGATTACCTGACGGAGCCGCCAAGCGTGGATGTGGTACGGGACAACCCCCACATCAACGGAACGATGGTTTTCAAGAAATCGGAGACAGGGGGCCTTGAATTGATCATGCGTGTGCGACGTGCACAGTACGACATGATTATTGATCTCTTCGGCAATCCGCGTACCGCGCTGGTGACACGCTTGAGCGGGGCCCGGTATCGTATCGGATACAGGTTCAGAGGGCGAACGTATGCGTACAACATTGTTGCCGAACCGCGAGGCGGTCAGGTGCACAACACGCAATTCAATCTCGACGCGCTTGAGGCACTCGGAATTGCTATTCAGGATCGCAGTCTCTATTTTCAGTTCGACAATGAGGAAGCAGCGTATGTTGCCCGATTTCTGGATGCGGCAGGATTGAGCAACAAGGTGCTTGTCTGCCTTAACACGGGTGGCGGCTG
Encoded proteins:
- a CDS encoding glycosyltransferase family 9 protein; its protein translation is MTLDHNSVRRILVIKLRAIGDVLLSTIVTKNLRHAFPQAQIDYLTEPPSVDVVRDNPHINGTMVFKKSETGGLELIMRVRRAQYDMIIDLFGNPRTALVTRLSGARYRIGYRFRGRTYAYNIVAEPRGGQVHNTQFNLDALEALGIAIQDRSLYFQFDNEEAAYVARFLDAAGLSNKVLVCLNTGGGWYTKRWRLEQFAALGDRLVEHYGAHVVLSWGRGQLEEVEKLQSLMRQPAFVPPETTLRQLGALLKRCSLVVTNDSGPMHIAAALGVPVVGIYGPTNPALQGPYGSGHVVVRNEKLDCLGCNLTKCPIGNPCMLDLTVDDVLRGVEDVIKKNNLML